A stretch of the Flavobacterium sp. 5 genome encodes the following:
- the gpmI gene encoding 2,3-bisphosphoglycerate-independent phosphoglycerate mutase: MNKKVILMILDGWGKSPDPKVSAIDNANVPFINSLYTKYPSAQLRTDGLNVGLPEGQMGNSEVGHMNLGAGRIVYQDLAKINLAVEHKTLAKEQVLNDAFEYAKQNNKKIHFLGLLSDGGVHSHTSHLRGLIDATQAYGLDNVFVHAFTDGRDVDPKSGKKYVQDLEDYISNTTVKLASITGRYYAMDRDKRWERVKLAYDAVVNGEGTHSTDAVASVKESYKNNVTDEFIHPIIMVDTDNQPLATIKEDDVVIFFNFRTDRGRELTEALSQKDFHEQNMHKLNLYYVTLTNYDETYQNVKVVYNKDNITETLGEVLEKANKKQIRIAETEKYPHVTFFFSGGQETPFEGESRILRNSPKVATYDLQPEMSAFELKDALVPELNKGEVDFVCLNFANGDMVGHTGIMSAAIKACEAVDACVKEVVEAALTNDYTTIIIADHGNCETMINPDGSPNTAHTTNPVPIILVDKDLKNINNGVLGDIAPTILALMGIEQPAAMTCHSLL; this comes from the coding sequence ATGAACAAAAAAGTAATTTTAATGATTTTAGACGGTTGGGGAAAATCTCCTGACCCTAAAGTTTCTGCAATTGATAATGCAAATGTTCCGTTTATAAATAGTCTTTATACAAAATACCCTAGCGCACAACTTCGTACTGACGGTTTAAATGTTGGTCTTCCTGAAGGGCAAATGGGAAACAGCGAAGTAGGTCACATGAATCTTGGAGCTGGAAGAATTGTTTACCAAGATTTAGCAAAAATTAACCTTGCTGTTGAACACAAAACATTGGCTAAAGAACAAGTGCTTAACGACGCTTTTGAATATGCCAAACAAAACAATAAAAAAATACACTTTTTAGGTTTACTTTCTGATGGTGGAGTTCACTCTCACACTTCTCATTTACGTGGATTAATAGATGCTACTCAAGCTTATGGTTTAGACAATGTATTTGTACATGCCTTTACAGATGGTCGTGACGTAGATCCAAAATCTGGTAAAAAATACGTTCAGGATTTAGAAGACTACATCTCAAATACTACTGTAAAATTAGCTTCTATTACAGGTCGTTATTACGCAATGGATAGAGACAAACGTTGGGAAAGAGTAAAACTGGCTTACGATGCTGTTGTTAATGGTGAAGGAACTCACTCTACAGATGCTGTAGCCAGCGTGAAAGAAAGCTACAAAAACAATGTAACTGATGAGTTTATTCATCCAATAATAATGGTTGACACAGACAATCAACCTCTTGCTACTATTAAAGAAGATGACGTCGTTATTTTCTTCAATTTTAGAACTGATAGAGGACGTGAGTTGACCGAAGCGCTTTCTCAAAAAGATTTCCACGAGCAAAACATGCACAAATTAAACTTGTACTATGTTACGCTAACCAATTATGATGAAACTTATCAAAATGTAAAAGTAGTCTATAACAAAGATAACATCACTGAAACATTAGGAGAAGTTTTAGAAAAAGCAAACAAAAAACAAATTCGTATTGCAGAAACTGAAAAGTATCCACACGTTACTTTCTTTTTCTCAGGAGGTCAAGAAACTCCTTTTGAAGGCGAAAGCAGAATCCTAAGAAATTCTCCAAAAGTAGCAACTTACGATTTACAACCAGAAATGAGTGCATTTGAATTAAAAGATGCTCTAGTTCCTGAATTAAACAAAGGAGAAGTAGATTTTGTTTGTTTAAATTTTGCCAACGGAGATATGGTTGGACATACAGGTATAATGAGCGCAGCTATCAAAGCTTGTGAAGCTGTTGATGCTTGTGTAAAAGAAGTAGTTGAAGCTGCTTTGACCAATGACTACACCACGATTATAATTGCGGATCACGGTAACTGTGAAACAATGATTAACCCTGATGGTTCCCCAAACACGGCTCACACTACAAATCCTGTGCCAATTATTTTAGTTGACAAAGATTTAAAAAACATCAACAATGGAGTTTTAGGAGACATTGCCCCTACTATTCTTGCTTTGATGGGAATTGAGCAACCAGCAGCAATGACTTGTCATTCTTTATTATAG
- a CDS encoding DUF5916 domain-containing protein: MIIPRNFLVFLIILCGIKLYSQKKIIHTNSITSRISIDGKLNEEAWEFAEIATDFVMYQPDNGKAINENKKTIVKIIYDNDAIYIAAVMLDDQTNKIKKEITNRDIFGVSDYFSVFINGFNDGQQDFRFYVTAAGVQLDCVATEDYKDFSWDAIWDSKAVLTDKGWNVEIKIPYAAIRFPNSNKQTWGINFLRNIERDVQIYSWNLIDTKIGAELTQNGLLEGIENIKTPTRLFFIPYASFYNQKDDTQSDNTFKGGLDIKYGINDAFTLDAILVPDFGQTKFDNAILNLEPFEQKLDENRPFFTEGTELFSKGNLFYSRRIGGFPSTEPILEKNEEITDYPSTVDLLNAIKISGRTKKGLGIGFLNAITEKTSAKIKDTITSATRKEVIEPLTNYNIVVLDQRFNQNSSVTFINTNTIRNGNFRDANVSGLLFDLNTKKNSYSLNGDFKYSTINTYEDYNGYKTALNFEKTSGKIRYEVSGKYISEDYDVNDLGLIYYTNYHAASGNISYRILNPTSIFNSFKITLGSNLEIQNTTGKIQEDYLNATIGASSLNNTYYEFSILYKPQESYDFYEPRVNGRYVYIPKRASSYFAFEWNRNHKFTIDATVAYEKYDEENRQIYDIYIKPKYRFSNQFSLEYAFDYTNKKNDRGYVDYDDTDIFFAERNREILSNVVTGKFALTNKMALNLDVRYYWSYADNHEFFTLQDNGNLTPNTTYNLNKNKNFNSWNLDLSYSWWFAPGSEMIILYRNYGLEQTNQVEKNLSNNLSNIFNSNLTNIFSISLRYYIDYNVIKNKF; the protein is encoded by the coding sequence ATGATTATCCCTCGTAATTTTCTTGTTTTTTTAATAATTCTATGTGGTATCAAACTGTATAGTCAAAAGAAAATTATTCATACGAATTCTATTACTTCAAGGATTTCAATTGATGGAAAACTAAACGAAGAAGCCTGGGAGTTTGCAGAAATAGCAACCGATTTTGTCATGTACCAGCCTGACAATGGCAAAGCTATAAATGAAAATAAAAAAACTATAGTAAAAATCATATATGATAATGATGCTATTTATATAGCAGCTGTTATGCTTGATGATCAAACTAACAAAATAAAAAAAGAAATCACCAATAGAGATATTTTTGGGGTTAGTGATTATTTTTCGGTATTCATAAATGGCTTTAATGATGGGCAACAAGATTTTAGATTTTATGTCACAGCAGCTGGTGTACAATTAGACTGTGTGGCAACTGAAGACTATAAAGATTTTTCATGGGATGCTATCTGGGACAGCAAGGCAGTGCTAACAGATAAAGGGTGGAATGTAGAAATAAAAATTCCATATGCAGCAATACGATTTCCAAATTCAAACAAGCAAACTTGGGGTATCAATTTTCTTAGAAACATAGAACGTGATGTTCAAATTTACTCTTGGAATCTAATTGATACTAAAATTGGAGCTGAACTCACACAAAATGGATTATTAGAGGGAATAGAAAACATTAAAACTCCTACCCGATTGTTCTTCATTCCATACGCTTCCTTTTATAATCAAAAAGATGATACACAATCAGACAACACCTTTAAAGGTGGTTTAGATATTAAATATGGCATTAACGATGCTTTTACACTTGATGCAATTTTGGTTCCCGATTTTGGTCAGACTAAGTTTGACAATGCCATTTTAAACCTTGAACCATTCGAACAAAAATTAGATGAAAACAGACCATTTTTTACCGAAGGAACTGAACTCTTTTCTAAAGGAAACTTATTCTATTCAAGAAGAATAGGAGGCTTTCCTAGTACAGAACCTATTCTTGAAAAAAATGAAGAAATCACAGATTACCCAAGTACAGTAGACTTACTCAACGCTATTAAAATATCTGGTCGCACCAAAAAAGGCCTAGGAATAGGTTTTTTGAATGCCATAACTGAAAAAACGTCTGCAAAAATAAAAGACACTATAACTTCTGCCACAAGAAAAGAAGTAATTGAACCGCTTACCAATTATAATATAGTAGTATTGGACCAGCGTTTTAACCAAAATTCATCTGTTACCTTTATAAATACGAACACTATTCGTAACGGCAACTTTAGAGACGCTAATGTATCGGGGCTTTTATTTGACTTAAATACAAAAAAAAATAGCTACAGTTTAAACGGAGACTTTAAATACAGTACAATAAACACTTACGAAGATTATAACGGTTACAAAACGGCATTGAACTTTGAAAAAACAAGTGGCAAAATTCGATATGAAGTTTCTGGAAAATATATTTCCGAAGATTATGATGTCAATGATCTTGGATTAATTTATTACACCAACTATCATGCAGCTTCTGGCAATATAAGTTATCGAATTCTTAATCCTACTTCAATTTTTAATAGCTTTAAAATAACATTAGGATCCAATTTAGAAATTCAAAATACGACAGGCAAAATTCAAGAAGATTACCTAAATGCAACCATTGGAGCTTCGTCTTTAAACAACACTTATTATGAATTTTCAATATTGTATAAACCTCAAGAATCGTATGATTTTTACGAGCCTCGTGTTAATGGTCGTTATGTATATATTCCCAAAAGAGCATCTTCCTACTTTGCGTTTGAATGGAACAGAAACCATAAATTTACAATAGATGCAACAGTTGCTTATGAAAAATATGATGAAGAGAATAGACAAATTTATGATATCTATATAAAACCAAAATACCGATTCAGCAATCAATTCTCATTAGAATATGCTTTCGATTATACAAACAAAAAAAACGACAGAGGATATGTTGACTATGACGATACAGACATTTTTTTTGCAGAAAGAAACAGAGAAATTCTTTCAAATGTAGTTACTGGAAAATTTGCACTAACGAATAAAATGGCTTTAAATCTTGATGTCCGTTATTATTGGTCCTATGCAGACAATCATGAATTTTTTACTTTACAAGACAATGGAAACTTAACTCCAAATACAACTTACAATCTAAATAAAAACAAAAATTTCAACTCTTGGAATTTAGATTTATCATATTCATGGTGGTTTGCCCCTGGCAGTGAAATGATTATACTATACCGCAATTACGGTTTAGAACAAACAAATCAAGTAGAAAAAAATCTTTCAAACAACTTATCTAATATTTTCAACAGTAACTTAACTAATATTTTTTCTATTAGTTTACGCTACTACATTGATTATAATGTTATAAAAAACAAATTTTAA
- a CDS encoding DUF445 domain-containing protein: MESTIGQENSKKEQDLIKMKRSALVLLGFAVVLFVFANVYDMGWLKALSEAAMVGGIADWFAVVALFRHPLGIPIPHTALIPSNKDKIGENLGGFVSEEFLTREKLEVKIEQFNVAQKVSDWLIDEKNATLVTDLIVVNVIPRVLKTIDDEQVKHFIQTQFKLKLDKVNFAEWIALGLKSLAKSEKQEVLVTNVLKTLIDELENNKHLIEDKVKSSTPFLSFGLVDKKIAEGVFNGLYDFLVQASHQDSEIRKKVNDYVMRFITELGESSEMQQKVNDLVIGFSQKEEVQDYITGIWVEIKTAIDNDLALKEDSSIKKSITNMIKSFGRGIQEDTVLMTKINDFVKNDVLSVLINNKKMIGDLISSTVKSWDTDEVAKKLELEIGGDLQFIRINGTLVGGLVGLLIYAFECILQQFV; the protein is encoded by the coding sequence ATGGAATCAACTATAGGACAGGAAAATAGCAAAAAAGAGCAGGATTTGATTAAAATGAAGAGAAGTGCATTGGTTCTTTTAGGATTTGCTGTTGTTCTTTTTGTTTTTGCTAATGTCTATGATATGGGTTGGTTGAAAGCTTTGAGTGAAGCGGCAATGGTTGGAGGTATTGCTGATTGGTTTGCTGTAGTGGCTTTGTTCAGGCATCCGTTGGGAATTCCGATACCGCATACGGCTTTAATCCCTAGTAATAAAGATAAAATAGGTGAGAATTTAGGGGGTTTTGTCTCTGAGGAATTTTTGACTCGTGAAAAATTAGAAGTAAAAATTGAACAATTTAATGTCGCACAGAAAGTTTCGGATTGGTTAATTGATGAAAAAAACGCAACTCTTGTTACTGATTTAATTGTTGTGAACGTGATTCCCAGAGTTTTAAAAACGATAGATGATGAGCAGGTGAAGCATTTTATTCAAACTCAATTCAAACTCAAATTGGATAAAGTAAATTTTGCAGAATGGATTGCTCTTGGTTTGAAGTCTTTGGCGAAAAGCGAAAAACAGGAAGTATTAGTAACCAATGTTTTGAAAACACTGATTGATGAGCTGGAAAATAATAAACACCTGATAGAAGATAAGGTGAAAAGTTCTACTCCCTTTCTTTCTTTTGGTTTGGTCGATAAAAAAATTGCAGAAGGTGTTTTTAATGGATTGTATGATTTTCTAGTGCAAGCCAGTCATCAAGACAGCGAGATTAGGAAAAAAGTTAACGATTATGTGATGCGCTTTATAACCGAGTTAGGAGAATCATCAGAAATGCAACAAAAAGTTAATGATTTGGTTATTGGTTTTTCCCAAAAAGAAGAAGTTCAGGATTATATTACTGGTATTTGGGTGGAAATAAAAACAGCTATTGATAATGATTTAGCGCTTAAAGAAGATTCATCTATTAAAAAAAGTATTACTAATATGATTAAGAGTTTTGGTAGAGGAATACAGGAGGATACTGTATTAATGACTAAAATTAATGATTTCGTCAAAAACGATGTTCTGTCAGTACTTATTAATAATAAAAAAATGATAGGCGATTTAATTTCTTCTACAGTAAAAAGTTGGGATACTGATGAAGTCGCCAAAAAGCTAGAACTTGAAATAGGAGGAGATCTTCAATTTATTAGGATTAATGGAACTCTTGTTGGTGGTCTAGTAGGGCTTTTAATTTATGCTTTCGAATGTATTTTGCAACAATTTGTTTAA
- the map gene encoding type I methionyl aminopeptidase: MIIQKTREEIELMRESALIVSKTLGMIASEIKEGVTTLYLDKRAEEFIRDHGAVPSFLGLYDFPNSLCMSPNSQVVHGIPNNKPLESGDVISVDCGAYKNGFHGDHAYSFEIGDVAPETRKLLQVTKESLYVGIRELRVGNRVEDVGNAIQKYTEAHGYGVVRELVGHGVGQKMHEDPEMPNYGKRGRGKLLIEGMVVAIEPMINMGTRNIKQHKDGWTITTADGKPSAHFEHDVAIIDGKPEILSTFAYIYQALGIVSNEEDEFRKVPLVL, translated from the coding sequence ATGATTATTCAAAAAACCCGTGAGGAAATAGAATTAATGCGCGAAAGTGCTTTAATCGTATCAAAAACATTAGGAATGATTGCTTCTGAAATAAAAGAAGGAGTTACCACTTTATATTTAGACAAAAGAGCCGAAGAATTTATTCGTGACCATGGAGCTGTACCAAGTTTCCTTGGATTATATGACTTTCCAAACTCATTATGTATGAGTCCAAATTCTCAGGTAGTACACGGAATTCCGAACAACAAACCATTAGAAAGTGGTGATGTTATTTCGGTTGATTGTGGTGCTTACAAAAATGGTTTTCATGGAGATCACGCTTACTCTTTTGAAATTGGTGATGTTGCTCCAGAAACGAGAAAATTACTTCAAGTAACCAAAGAATCTTTATACGTTGGAATCCGCGAATTGCGTGTTGGAAACCGTGTTGAAGATGTTGGAAACGCAATTCAAAAATATACAGAAGCACACGGTTATGGCGTGGTTCGTGAATTGGTAGGTCACGGTGTTGGACAAAAAATGCATGAAGATCCCGAAATGCCAAACTACGGAAAACGTGGTCGCGGTAAACTTTTAATCGAAGGAATGGTTGTAGCTATCGAACCGATGATAAACATGGGAACCAGAAACATCAAACAGCACAAAGACGGTTGGACAATCACTACCGCTGACGGAAAACCAAGTGCTCATTTTGAACACGATGTTGCTATTATCGATGGAAAACCAGAGATTTTATCAACGTTTGCTTATATCTACCAAGCATTAGGAATCGTGAGCAATGAAGAAGATGAATTTAGAAAAGTGCCATTAGTACTTTAA
- a CDS encoding DUF5916 domain-containing protein has protein sequence MKKHYYIYLLLFCTLIYGQKKSLQTKFTSEKITLDGKLDEAIWQSTPIATDFIMFQPDNGKTVDNNKRTEVRVLYDNEAIYISALMYDNEPNKILKEINKRDEFGTADFFGVFINGYNDGQQNFEFFVNAADGQADCLATDNNGEDYSWDAVWESKALITSFGWIVEMRIPYAALRFSNEKIQTWGMNFFREIRRDRQKYSWNFIDSKIGTITQQNGTMTGIENIKTPTRLFFLPYASFYTYANANQKTYGELKGGLDIKYGINDAFTLDAMLIPDFGQTKYDDRILNLSPFEQQFNENRGFFTEGTDLFSKGNLFYSRRIGGPPSYSPKMATNEEIIENLANVDLYNATKISGRTKGGLGIGYLNAVTKKTYATIRDTITQETRQVLVEPLTNYNVIVLDQRFHKNSSASFVNTNVTRDGSFRDGNVSALVWDLNTVKNTYNLSGNFEYSYVNDIENKKEGINTTLNFAETSGKYRYSTGTNLVTKGFDNNDLGINFETNYYSFYGNTSYRILNPTKIFNSFNTNINVNTQFQKETNKIQSNQINLNVNSNTKKNHYVGFGFDYRPFENYNYYEPRTDGLYSIDPTRFGSWFEISTNYNNKFAIDLNPSIALFGEPKRMSYGLYIGPRYRFNDHLALYYDFNFLRQNNNKGFVDSGSNNDTLPSDAIIYANRNVITYTNTLNGKYSLNSKMNFNLSARYYWSYTENLNFYNLEDNGRLSPNDTYTENQNQNLNTWNLDLSYNWWFAPGSQLTILYRNNAAKYDNLINKDFGNNYTSLLNNKDLSHVLSVSLKYFIDYNQVKNIL, from the coding sequence ATGAAAAAGCATTATTACATATATTTATTATTATTCTGTACTCTAATATATGGGCAAAAAAAATCTTTGCAGACAAAATTCACATCCGAAAAAATAACATTAGATGGTAAACTAGACGAAGCCATTTGGCAATCGACACCAATTGCCACAGATTTCATAATGTTTCAACCCGACAACGGCAAAACTGTTGATAATAATAAAAGAACCGAAGTTCGTGTTCTATACGACAATGAGGCCATATATATTAGTGCATTAATGTATGACAATGAACCCAATAAAATTTTAAAAGAAATAAATAAAAGGGACGAATTTGGAACAGCCGATTTCTTTGGTGTTTTTATTAATGGATATAATGATGGGCAACAAAATTTTGAGTTTTTTGTTAATGCTGCTGATGGTCAAGCCGATTGTTTAGCAACAGATAACAATGGAGAAGACTATTCATGGGATGCCGTTTGGGAAAGTAAAGCACTCATAACTTCATTTGGCTGGATTGTAGAAATGCGGATTCCTTATGCAGCATTGCGTTTTTCCAATGAAAAAATACAAACTTGGGGTATGAACTTTTTTAGAGAAATACGAAGAGACCGTCAAAAATATTCTTGGAATTTTATCGATTCAAAAATTGGTACAATTACCCAACAAAATGGAACTATGACTGGTATTGAGAATATAAAAACACCAACCAGACTCTTCTTTTTACCATATGCCTCATTCTATACTTATGCCAATGCCAATCAAAAAACGTATGGTGAATTAAAAGGAGGTCTGGATATTAAATATGGTATTAACGATGCTTTTACATTAGACGCCATGCTCATTCCTGATTTTGGACAAACCAAATATGATGATCGAATCTTGAATTTAAGTCCTTTCGAACAACAATTTAATGAAAACAGAGGCTTTTTTACAGAAGGAACCGACTTGTTTAGTAAAGGAAATCTATTCTATTCTAGAAGAATTGGTGGTCCTCCATCTTATTCCCCAAAAATGGCAACTAATGAAGAAATAATCGAAAATCTTGCTAATGTTGATCTTTACAATGCAACCAAAATTTCGGGTAGAACAAAAGGTGGACTAGGAATTGGATACCTCAACGCTGTAACTAAAAAAACTTATGCGACTATTAGAGACACTATTACCCAAGAAACTCGTCAAGTTTTAGTAGAACCGCTAACCAATTATAATGTAATAGTACTTGACCAGCGTTTTCATAAAAATTCCTCAGCTTCATTTGTAAACACCAATGTTACGAGAGATGGCTCTTTCAGAGATGGAAACGTTTCCGCTTTAGTTTGGGATTTAAATACTGTAAAAAACACTTATAATTTATCTGGAAATTTTGAATACAGTTATGTAAATGACATTGAAAACAAGAAAGAAGGAATCAATACTACATTAAATTTTGCAGAAACCAGTGGTAAATACCGATATAGCACAGGAACTAACTTAGTTACTAAAGGATTCGATAATAACGACTTAGGAATTAATTTTGAGACTAATTATTACAGCTTTTACGGAAATACTAGTTATAGAATTCTTAATCCAACTAAAATTTTCAATTCTTTCAATACTAATATTAACGTCAACACACAATTTCAAAAAGAAACTAATAAAATTCAATCTAACCAAATCAATCTTAATGTCAATTCAAACACAAAAAAGAATCATTATGTAGGTTTTGGATTTGATTATAGACCATTTGAAAACTACAATTATTATGAACCCAGAACTGACGGTCTCTATAGTATTGACCCAACGCGATTTGGAAGCTGGTTTGAGATTTCGACAAATTACAATAACAAATTCGCAATTGATTTAAATCCTTCAATAGCACTGTTTGGTGAACCTAAAAGAATGTCCTATGGTCTTTACATCGGACCTAGATATCGTTTCAATGACCATTTAGCATTGTATTATGATTTTAATTTTTTACGTCAAAATAATAATAAAGGTTTTGTAGACAGTGGATCTAATAATGATACTTTACCTTCCGATGCTATAATCTATGCAAATAGAAATGTAATCACTTACACAAACACCCTTAATGGAAAATATTCGTTGAATAGCAAAATGAATTTTAACCTTTCGGCTCGTTATTATTGGTCATATACCGAGAATCTAAACTTCTATAATCTAGAAGACAATGGAAGACTTTCTCCTAATGACACCTATACCGAAAACCAAAATCAAAATTTAAACACTTGGAATTTAGACTTGTCCTATAATTGGTGGTTTGCCCCTGGGAGTCAATTAACTATTTTGTACAGAAATAATGCCGCAAAATATGACAATTTAATCAATAAAGATTTTGGAAACAACTATACTAGCTTACTCAACAACAAAGATCTAAGTCACGTTTTATCAGTTAGTTTAAAGTATTTTATAGATTACAACCAAGTAAAAAACATATTATAA
- a CDS encoding class I SAM-dependent methyltransferase, giving the protein MKKLFKLVLNTIPRPLLIRMSYVARPIVAFTLKGDKFTDPIDGNSFKSMLPYGYETQRNNVLSPSTLSLERHRLLWLYLNEQTDFFTAPKKVLHFAPEQAFYKLFRNQKNLDYTTTDLFSPLADVKADICNLPFEDNQYDVILCNHVLEHIPDDTKAMQELYRVLKPGGMAILQIPQDLKRATTFADDTITDQKERAKIFGQYDHVRIYGRDYFDKLRSIGFTVVEEDYTNKISPELVEKYCLAKGEIIPVCFK; this is encoded by the coding sequence GTGAAAAAACTTTTTAAATTAGTACTAAATACTATTCCACGTCCGCTTTTAATTAGAATGAGTTATGTAGCTCGTCCTATCGTTGCTTTTACATTAAAAGGAGACAAATTTACTGATCCTATCGATGGGAACAGCTTCAAATCGATGTTGCCTTATGGATACGAAACACAACGTAACAATGTCCTTTCGCCAAGTACACTTTCGTTAGAAAGACACCGTTTGTTATGGTTGTATTTGAATGAGCAAACTGACTTTTTTACAGCTCCAAAGAAAGTATTGCATTTTGCACCAGAGCAGGCTTTTTATAAATTGTTTCGCAATCAAAAAAACTTAGATTACACTACCACCGATTTATTTTCGCCATTGGCGGATGTAAAAGCGGATATTTGTAATTTACCTTTTGAAGACAATCAATACGATGTTATTCTTTGTAATCACGTTTTGGAACACATTCCAGATGATACGAAAGCGATGCAGGAATTGTACCGAGTTTTAAAACCTGGCGGAATGGCAATTTTACAAATTCCACAAGATTTAAAAAGAGCGACAACATTTGCTGACGATACTATTACTGATCAAAAAGAACGTGCTAAAATATTCGGTCAATACGACCACGTACGTATTTATGGTCGTGATTATTTTGATAAACTAAGAAGTATTGGATTTACTGTAGTTGAAGAAGATTATACTAACAAAATCTCTCCTGAATTGGTAGAAAAATATTGTTTAGCAAAAGGAGAAATCATTCCTGTTTGTTTTAAATAA